In one window of Tenacibaculum mesophilum DNA:
- a CDS encoding TonB-dependent receptor domain-containing protein: protein MKSKLKACSIIFTLFLAVQTVVAQYTISGKIIDEKGNPINNVEVFDASGGKLAISDAQGNYKTQPLQSGNYSLVFFSYNFEIKEHALTITNKNIVENITLLKLDEELSEVIINQRLRKVFSLKRLKAVEGTAIYEGKKTEVVLLDQTVGNKAANNARQIYSQVVGLNIYENDDAGLQLNIGGRGLDPNRTSNFNTRQNGYDISADVLGYPESYYTPPAEALQEIQIVRGAASLQYGTQFGGLLNFKFNEPNKSKEFEFITRQSTGSFGLFNSFNSVGGTVDKTGYYGYINYKRGDGFRPNSEFNSINIYGHVDHKLSEKTTLTVEATYLNYLAKQAGGLNDKMFNEDPFQSNRSRNWFRVNWNLWTVKLDHNFTEDTRLSVNLFGLNASRKAIGFRGNYKSSNVSPITYVDEPFADGNYATRDLINGQYKNWGTEIRFLSNYDFRGQKNTYLLGVKYYKANNSEEQGAGSNGVDANFTFADVDAYASSNFKFPNTNVALFGEHIFKLSDKFSITPGFRLEYIKTGSNGDYKTVLWNNEDLQNGVPLPNGINTFRDDRTKERSFALFGIGASYKPSTKLEIYANASQNYRSVTFNDIRTVSPTFKVDENIDDEEGGTADIGIRGKIKNIVTYDLSGFGLFYNKRIGIFWVSSGPDAGDRLRTNVGDAFIYGFEGFTDVSLANVFKLPSNYVLNTYVNLALTQSEYTDSLEKSVIGNQVEFIPNLNLKTGVKFGYKNFLSSLQLTHLSEQQTDATHATVDSTHPSYGTIGPIPAYTIVDASFSYSYKKWKLETGVNNLLDEKYFTRRATGYPGPGIIPSSPRNWYVTLQFKI, encoded by the coding sequence ATGAAATCAAAATTAAAGGCCTGTAGCATTATTTTTACCTTATTTTTAGCTGTGCAAACAGTAGTAGCACAATATACCATTTCAGGAAAAATAATTGATGAAAAAGGAAACCCTATTAATAATGTTGAAGTTTTTGATGCTTCAGGCGGAAAGTTAGCAATATCAGATGCTCAAGGAAATTATAAAACCCAACCATTGCAATCAGGAAACTATTCATTGGTATTCTTTTCTTACAATTTCGAAATAAAAGAACATGCACTAACTATTACAAATAAAAATATTGTAGAAAACATAACACTTTTAAAGTTAGATGAAGAATTATCAGAAGTAATTATCAATCAAAGACTAAGAAAAGTATTTAGTTTAAAAAGATTAAAAGCAGTAGAAGGAACTGCCATTTACGAAGGAAAAAAAACAGAGGTAGTTTTATTAGACCAAACAGTAGGAAACAAAGCAGCTAATAACGCACGCCAAATATACAGTCAAGTAGTTGGACTCAATATTTACGAAAATGACGATGCAGGATTACAGTTAAATATTGGAGGTAGAGGCTTGGATCCTAACAGAACATCAAACTTTAATACACGACAAAACGGTTACGACATTAGTGCAGATGTATTAGGATATCCAGAAAGCTATTATACACCCCCAGCAGAGGCCTTGCAAGAAATACAAATTGTTAGAGGAGCTGCATCATTACAATACGGAACACAATTTGGAGGCTTATTAAATTTTAAATTTAATGAACCTAATAAGAGTAAAGAATTTGAGTTCATAACAAGACAATCTACAGGATCTTTCGGTCTTTTCAATTCTTTTAACAGTGTTGGAGGTACAGTTGATAAAACAGGTTATTACGGTTACATAAATTATAAACGAGGAGATGGTTTTAGACCAAATTCAGAATTTAATTCAATAAATATTTATGGTCATGTAGATCATAAACTATCAGAAAAAACAACTTTAACAGTAGAGGCAACATATTTAAATTATTTAGCTAAACAAGCAGGAGGGTTAAATGATAAAATGTTTAATGAAGATCCTTTTCAAAGTAACAGATCAAGAAACTGGTTTCGTGTAAACTGGAATTTGTGGACGGTAAAACTAGACCATAATTTTACAGAAGACACGCGCCTAAGTGTTAACTTATTTGGGTTAAATGCTTCGAGAAAAGCCATAGGGTTTAGAGGAAATTATAAATCAAGTAATGTAAGTCCTATAACGTATGTAGATGAACCTTTTGCAGATGGAAATTATGCTACGAGAGATTTAATTAACGGACAATATAAAAACTGGGGAACAGAAATTCGCTTTTTATCAAACTATGATTTTAGAGGGCAAAAGAATACTTACTTATTGGGTGTAAAATATTACAAAGCAAATAATTCAGAAGAACAAGGAGCAGGATCTAATGGTGTAGATGCAAACTTTACATTTGCAGATGTAGATGCCTATGCCTCATCTAATTTTAAATTCCCCAATACGAACGTAGCATTATTTGGAGAACATATTTTTAAACTATCAGATAAATTTTCAATAACTCCTGGATTTAGATTAGAATACATAAAAACAGGAAGTAACGGAGATTATAAAACAGTATTGTGGAATAATGAAGATCTACAAAACGGAGTGCCGTTACCTAACGGAATTAATACGTTTAGAGACGATAGAACAAAAGAAAGAAGCTTTGCTTTATTTGGTATTGGAGCAAGTTATAAACCCTCGACAAAGTTAGAAATTTATGCAAATGCTTCTCAAAACTACCGTTCAGTAACCTTTAATGACATCCGTACGGTAAGTCCTACTTTTAAAGTAGATGAAAACATAGATGATGAAGAAGGAGGCACAGCAGATATTGGAATAAGAGGAAAAATTAAAAACATAGTAACCTACGACCTAAGCGGATTTGGACTATTTTACAACAAAAGAATCGGAATTTTTTGGGTAAGTAGCGGACCCGATGCAGGAGACAGGTTAAGAACTAATGTAGGAGACGCTTTTATTTATGGTTTTGAAGGTTTTACAGATGTTAGTTTGGCAAATGTATTTAAGTTGCCATCAAACTACGTGCTAAATACCTATGTAAACCTAGCGTTAACACAATCAGAATATACAGATTCATTAGAAAAATCAGTAATAGGAAATCAAGTAGAGTTTATACCGAACCTAAACTTAAAAACAGGAGTGAAGTTTGGATATAAAAACTTTTTAAGTAGCTTACAGTTAACGCATTTGTCTGAGCAACAAACAGATGCTACACATGCAACAGTAGATAGCACACATCCTAGTTACGGAACAATAGGTCCTATACCAGCATATACAATTGTAGATGCTTCTTTTTCATATTCGTATAAAAAATGGAAGCTAGAAACAGGAGTTAACAACCTGTTAGACGAAAAATACTTTACACGTAGGGCAACAGGATATCCTGGACCAGGTATTATACCATCATCTCCTAGAAACTGGTATGTAACATTACAGTTCAAGATTTAA
- a CDS encoding hydroxymethylglutaryl-CoA lyase, with amino-acid sequence MVNSVKIIECPRDAMQGIKSHFIPTEAKAKYINSLLKVGFDTIDFGSFVSPKAIPQMRDTAEVLSMLDLSTTTSKLLAIVANVRGANDASQFEEIDYLGYPFSISENFQMRNTHKTIDQSIDTLKEVLAIANRTNKEVVAYLSMGFGNPYGDPWSVEIVGEWTEKLSSFGVKILSLSDTIGSSTPEDIDYLFSNLIPSYPQIEFGAHLHTTPIKWHEKVDSAFKAGCRRFDGAIKGYGGCPMAKDDLTGNMPTEKLLSYFTSNKVITNIKPMSFESAYNKALEVF; translated from the coding sequence ATGGTGAATAGTGTTAAAATTATTGAATGTCCAAGGGACGCAATGCAAGGAATTAAAAGTCATTTTATTCCTACAGAGGCAAAGGCTAAGTATATTAATTCACTGTTAAAAGTAGGGTTTGACACTATTGATTTTGGAAGTTTTGTATCACCAAAGGCAATTCCGCAAATGAGAGATACAGCTGAAGTTTTATCGATGTTAGATTTATCTACTACTACAAGTAAACTTTTAGCAATTGTAGCAAATGTTCGAGGAGCAAATGATGCTTCACAATTTGAAGAAATAGATTATTTAGGATACCCTTTTTCAATATCAGAAAACTTTCAAATGCGGAACACGCACAAAACAATTGATCAATCTATAGATACCCTAAAAGAGGTATTAGCCATTGCTAATCGAACAAATAAAGAGGTCGTAGCTTATTTGTCAATGGGATTTGGAAATCCGTATGGAGATCCTTGGAGTGTTGAGATAGTTGGAGAATGGACCGAAAAACTTTCGTCGTTTGGTGTTAAAATATTATCTTTGTCAGATACAATTGGAAGCTCAACACCTGAAGATATAGATTATTTATTCTCAAATCTAATACCAAGTTACCCTCAAATAGAATTTGGAGCTCATTTACATACTACACCAATTAAGTGGCACGAAAAAGTTGATAGTGCATTTAAGGCAGGTTGTCGACGTTTTGATGGAGCTATTAAAGGGTATGGGGGGTGTCCAATGGCTAAAGATGATTTAACAGGTAATATGCCTACGGAGAAATTGTTATCTTACTTTACATCAAATAAAGTAATAACTAATATAAAACCAATGAGTTTTGAAAGTGCATATAATAAAGCCCTAGAAGTTTTTTAA
- a CDS encoding DUF4856 domain-containing protein, translating to MKRVFLSMLAISALVFTSCSDDNDNDVKPPVEAPATYAFNGKDNKSNVSFSGQVARLKMAKELKDALEDNVKTQAQLEEMFKDGTGFEDASLNTSGKKLRGTVASATNSNVDAVETDELRLKMDGWIKDHATEVYANWNTDAAAGTAGKLTTGSRTVHVSAKGVEYNQAVAKTLIGSVIADQMINKYVSQKFIDDNKADHEAGKPYKGDDTKNYTALQHGWDEAYGYLFGLEEDPAKPVNSLDDRKGFLNSYIKSVDNDSKFKGIFDDVYNAFKLGRAAVDANDYELASKQAETIRASVSKVIGVMAAHYLLKGKGAKDANSLHALSEAYGFLQSLRFVEINGQQVEKNQIAGTIAMLEADNGLWSITDDQLDQIASRLGTYFGFTTEDVVSLND from the coding sequence ATGAAAAGAGTATTTCTTTCAATGTTAGCTATATCAGCTCTAGTATTTACATCTTGTTCAGACGATAATGATAATGATGTAAAACCACCAGTGGAAGCTCCAGCTACCTACGCTTTTAATGGAAAAGATAATAAATCCAACGTTAGTTTTTCAGGACAAGTAGCACGTTTAAAAATGGCTAAAGAGTTAAAGGATGCACTTGAAGATAACGTTAAAACTCAGGCTCAGTTAGAAGAAATGTTTAAAGATGGTACAGGGTTTGAAGATGCATCATTAAACACTTCAGGAAAAAAACTTAGAGGTACAGTGGCTTCAGCTACAAACTCTAACGTAGATGCTGTTGAAACAGATGAGTTAAGGCTAAAAATGGATGGATGGATTAAAGATCATGCAACAGAGGTATATGCTAACTGGAATACAGATGCTGCTGCTGGTACAGCAGGAAAATTAACTACAGGTAGTAGAACAGTTCATGTAAGTGCTAAAGGAGTTGAGTATAATCAAGCAGTAGCTAAAACATTAATAGGTTCTGTGATTGCAGATCAAATGATAAACAAGTATGTTTCTCAAAAATTTATTGATGATAATAAAGCAGATCATGAAGCAGGAAAACCATACAAAGGAGATGATACCAAAAATTATACAGCTTTACAACATGGTTGGGATGAAGCTTATGGGTATTTATTTGGTTTAGAAGAAGATCCTGCAAAACCAGTTAATTCTTTAGACGACAGAAAAGGCTTCCTAAACTCATATATTAAAAGTGTTGATAATGATAGTAAGTTTAAAGGAATTTTTGATGATGTTTATAATGCATTCAAATTAGGAAGAGCAGCAGTAGATGCTAATGATTATGAATTAGCAAGCAAGCAAGCTGAAACTATTAGAGCATCAGTATCTAAAGTAATAGGGGTTATGGCTGCACATTACCTATTAAAAGGAAAAGGAGCTAAAGATGCAAATAGTTTACATGCATTATCAGAAGCATACGGTTTTTTACAATCTTTAAGATTTGTTGAAATTAATGGACAACAAGTTGAAAAAAACCAAATAGCAGGAACTATCGCAATGTTAGAAGCTGATAATGGTTTATGGTCTATTACAGACGATCAATTGGACCAAATTGCATCTAGATTAGGAACCTATTTTGGATTCACAACAGAAGATGTAGTTAGTTTAAATGATTAA
- a CDS encoding imelysin family protein, producing the protein MKKIVYICVLSLIVACSSSSSDNPSTSNPDDFNRKEMLTFWADQMIIPGYNDFVEKTQLLNEAINKFTTTVSTANLVEARTAWKNAYVTWQKVSLYQVGKAQEINMVGYMNTIPTNATQLDDYAKSGTYNLESPNLISVQGFPALDYLLNGKGTDEETVTFYTTAENAAKYKQYLKDVSNRVYNLSKEVKDDWNGGYKQTFIENDGYSISSSVDKLVNFYVVAFFEKQLRDPKIANPSGARTGIPDVTLVEGFYKKDISKELFITALTATKNFYKGIGYNGNNGKSLQQYLEFLKRKDLADLINTNFTNLEDKASLLKDDFTDQIQNDKNVFLNTYEAMQTVLKNFKPDMMSAMSIKNTSSDADND; encoded by the coding sequence ATGAAAAAAATCGTATACATATGTGTACTTTCTTTAATCGTTGCATGTAGCTCAAGTAGTAGCGATAATCCTAGTACATCAAACCCAGATGATTTTAATAGAAAAGAGATGTTGACTTTTTGGGCTGATCAAATGATTATTCCAGGATACAATGATTTTGTAGAGAAAACACAATTATTAAACGAAGCAATAAATAAATTTACAACAACAGTAAGCACAGCTAATTTAGTTGAAGCAAGAACTGCTTGGAAAAATGCTTACGTAACTTGGCAAAAAGTTTCTTTATATCAAGTAGGTAAGGCTCAAGAGATAAACATGGTTGGTTATATGAACACAATACCAACTAACGCTACTCAATTAGATGATTATGCTAAGTCAGGGACTTATAACCTAGAGTCACCTAATTTAATAAGTGTACAAGGTTTTCCAGCTTTAGACTATTTACTTAACGGGAAAGGGACTGATGAGGAAACTGTAACTTTTTACACAACAGCAGAAAATGCAGCTAAGTATAAACAATACTTAAAAGATGTAAGCAACAGAGTTTATAATTTATCCAAAGAAGTTAAGGATGATTGGAACGGAGGTTACAAGCAAACTTTTATTGAAAATGATGGATATTCAATATCAAGTAGTGTAGATAAATTAGTAAACTTTTATGTTGTAGCTTTTTTTGAAAAACAATTAAGAGACCCTAAAATAGCTAATCCATCAGGAGCAAGAACAGGTATACCAGATGTAACCTTGGTTGAAGGATTTTATAAAAAAGACATTTCTAAAGAATTATTTATAACCGCATTAACAGCTACAAAAAACTTTTATAAAGGAATAGGTTATAATGGAAATAACGGTAAAAGTTTACAGCAATATCTTGAATTTCTAAAAAGAAAAGATTTAGCAGATTTAATAAACACAAACTTTACAAATTTAGAAGATAAGGCAAGTTTATTAAAAGATGATTTTACAGATCAAATTCAAAATGACAAAAACGTGTTTTTAAATACTTATGAGGCTATGCAAACAGTATTAAAAAACTTTAAACCAGATATGATGAGTGCTATGAGTATTAAAAATACTTCGAGCGACGCTGATAATGATTAA
- a CDS encoding bifunctional metallophosphatase/5'-nucleotidase, producing the protein MKQVRILLVFPIILLFIVSCNLNKKTANASTNKYQFTKDADKTYFTILQLNDVYEIAPIQGDKYGGMARVETVHQDLLKENEQTMLVLAGDFLSPSLLGTMKYNGERVRGKQMVEVMNAMNFDLVAFGNHEFDLSYTHLQARLNESKFEWISANVLHNIDGKHSYFHKIIDGEKHSLKDSYIREFVNPDGTKLKVGFISVCIPSNPKSYVYYGDMYEEIKRAYNEIKDNVDIVIGLTHASLTQDKEIAKLLPNVPLIMGGHEHTNSYDKVGEVVITKADANAKTVYIHRFEYDPATKKTQFKSELKEINDSIISNKKVKAVVDKWQVVLQSKIQEVVSNPYEVIYTAKEPLDARESTIRSVQTNMGKIIAESMSLAYNNEVDCALVNGGSVRIDDVLAGDINAVDIFRVLPYGGEVLKVEIKGSLLKEVLDFGEAASGTGAYLQRFNAKKENGKWILKKGKLQEDKNYTVAFSDYLLRGLDIPILSNKSKDVMHIYKPKKDEMAYDIRKAVVNLFEKNK; encoded by the coding sequence ATGAAACAAGTTAGAATTCTTTTAGTATTTCCCATAATCTTATTGTTTATAGTTAGTTGTAATTTAAATAAAAAAACAGCTAATGCTTCTACAAACAAATATCAGTTTACAAAAGATGCCGATAAAACGTACTTTACAATACTTCAGTTAAATGATGTTTATGAAATAGCGCCAATACAAGGAGATAAATATGGCGGAATGGCACGGGTGGAAACCGTACACCAAGACTTACTTAAAGAAAATGAACAAACAATGTTAGTGTTGGCAGGAGATTTTTTATCACCTTCTTTGCTTGGAACAATGAAGTATAATGGAGAACGAGTAAGAGGAAAACAAATGGTAGAAGTTATGAATGCTATGAATTTTGATTTAGTTGCTTTTGGTAATCATGAATTCGATTTAAGTTACACACACTTACAAGCGAGATTAAACGAGAGTAAATTTGAATGGATTTCTGCTAATGTTTTGCATAACATAGATGGTAAACACTCGTATTTTCATAAAATAATTGATGGAGAAAAACATAGTTTAAAAGATTCTTATATAAGAGAATTTGTAAATCCAGATGGTACAAAATTAAAAGTAGGTTTTATAAGTGTTTGTATACCTTCCAACCCTAAGAGTTATGTATATTATGGAGATATGTACGAAGAAATAAAGCGGGCATATAATGAGATTAAAGATAATGTTGATATAGTTATTGGGTTAACCCATGCTTCGCTAACTCAAGACAAAGAAATAGCAAAACTATTACCTAATGTACCTTTAATAATGGGCGGACATGAGCATACCAATAGTTACGATAAAGTAGGAGAGGTAGTAATTACCAAAGCAGATGCAAATGCTAAAACGGTCTATATTCATAGATTTGAATATGATCCAGCAACTAAGAAAACTCAATTTAAGTCAGAGTTAAAAGAGATTAACGATTCGATAATTTCAAATAAAAAAGTAAAAGCTGTAGTTGATAAATGGCAGGTTGTTTTACAAAGTAAAATTCAAGAAGTAGTTTCTAATCCTTATGAAGTTATATATACAGCTAAAGAACCTCTTGATGCAAGAGAAAGTACTATTAGAAGTGTTCAAACAAATATGGGTAAGATTATAGCTGAGTCTATGAGTTTAGCATACAATAACGAAGTTGACTGTGCATTAGTAAACGGAGGTTCTGTTAGGATAGATGATGTACTAGCAGGAGATATAAATGCCGTTGATATTTTCAGAGTTTTGCCTTATGGAGGTGAAGTTTTAAAAGTAGAAATCAAAGGAAGTCTATTAAAAGAAGTGTTGGACTTTGGAGAAGCTGCTTCAGGAACAGGTGCCTACTTACAACGATTTAATGCTAAGAAAGAAAACGGAAAATGGATTCTTAAAAAAGGAAAACTTCAAGAAGATAAAAACTATACAGTTGCTTTTTCAGATTATTTATTGAGAGGTCTTGATATACCTATACTTTCAAATAAAAGTAAAGATGTAATGCATATTTATAAACCAAAAAAAGATGAAATGGCTTATGATATCCGTAAAGCCGTTGTAAACCTTTTTGAAAAAAATAAATAG
- a CDS encoding RNA polymerase sigma factor, with amino-acid sequence MESQHTHINQLIERCKKNDNAAQMQVYQNYYKAMYNTSYRILKDEFEAEDLIQEAFLTAFMKLDSFKGEVTFGAWLKRIVINKSLTQLKKVTRYDEVRMDVIPSYEVEDIEIDYSSLEVKRVISCLQSLKDNYRIVLTLNLVEGYDYDEIAQILNYTNENVRTTVSRAKKKLKQVLAANTNKTQVYGG; translated from the coding sequence TTGGAGTCTCAACATACACATATTAACCAACTAATCGAACGCTGTAAAAAGAACGATAATGCTGCTCAGATGCAGGTTTATCAAAACTATTACAAAGCTATGTATAATACGTCATATCGTATCTTAAAAGACGAGTTTGAGGCTGAAGATTTAATCCAAGAAGCATTTTTAACTGCTTTCATGAAGTTAGATAGCTTTAAAGGTGAGGTTACTTTTGGTGCATGGTTAAAAAGAATTGTGATTAATAAAAGTTTAACCCAATTAAAGAAAGTTACTCGATATGATGAAGTACGAATGGATGTGATTCCTAGCTACGAAGTAGAAGATATTGAGATAGACTATAGTTCTTTAGAAGTTAAAAGAGTTATAAGCTGTTTGCAAAGTTTAAAGGATAATTACAGAATTGTATTGACCTTGAACCTTGTTGAAGGTTATGATTATGATGAAATCGCTCAGATATTAAATTACACCAATGAAAATGTGCGAACAACAGTATCTAGAGCAAAAAAGAAATTAAAACAAGTATTAGCAGCTAATACTAATAAAACACAAGTATATGGAGGATAA
- a CDS encoding HTTM domain-containing protein gives MINTLQKYFKKNTEAAPLAVFRIFFGFMMFCSILRFWLNGWIEEQYIKPKFFFSYYGFEYIKPFGNYTYLLFLICAIAALFIMLGYKYRAAAITFFLSFTYIELMDKSYYLNHYYFVSLVAFILIFLPANAYFSVDAKQNEKIAYQKIPNWTIDAIKLLLGIVYFYAGLAKLNSDWLFRASPLNIWLPVQNNLPLVGFLMVKTWFHFAMSWAGAIYDLTIPFLLLNKRTRTIAFIAVIIFHVFTRILFSIGMFPYIMIVSTIIFFNPKLHHKILNTIAAIFRISKDYFDQGKTLVTTQKLTLTRKFLILFFVLQIIIPFRYLLYPGELFWTEEGYRFSWRVMLTEKAGYAEFKIIDEETKKQVYIDNSDYLTTLQEKQMSFQSDFILEFAHFLGDTYKKKGMKNPKVYVDSYVTLNGRLSTQFIDPKVDLYQQKESFKHKNWIIPFNHEIKIKGL, from the coding sequence ATGATTAATACATTACAAAAATATTTCAAAAAAAATACGGAAGCTGCTCCACTTGCAGTATTTCGTATTTTTTTTGGTTTTATGATGTTTTGTAGCATACTACGTTTTTGGTTAAACGGATGGATAGAAGAACAGTATATAAAACCAAAATTTTTCTTTTCATACTACGGATTCGAGTATATAAAACCATTTGGTAACTACACTTATTTATTATTTTTAATTTGTGCAATAGCTGCACTATTTATAATGTTAGGTTATAAGTATAGAGCAGCAGCAATTACTTTTTTTTTAAGCTTTACCTACATAGAATTAATGGATAAAAGCTATTATTTAAACCATTATTACTTTGTAAGTTTAGTAGCATTTATTCTAATTTTTTTACCAGCAAATGCTTATTTTTCTGTAGATGCAAAACAAAACGAGAAAATAGCCTATCAAAAAATACCTAATTGGACTATAGATGCTATAAAGTTACTATTAGGTATTGTATATTTTTATGCAGGATTAGCAAAACTAAATTCTGATTGGTTGTTTAGAGCATCACCATTAAATATATGGTTACCTGTACAAAACAATTTACCGTTAGTAGGTTTTTTAATGGTTAAAACATGGTTTCACTTTGCTATGAGTTGGGCAGGAGCTATATACGATTTAACAATACCTTTCTTATTATTAAATAAACGAACACGCACAATAGCGTTTATTGCAGTAATTATATTTCATGTATTTACAAGAATATTATTTTCAATAGGAATGTTTCCTTATATAATGATTGTCTCAACCATTATATTTTTCAATCCAAAGCTACATCATAAAATACTAAATACCATAGCAGCCATATTTAGAATTTCTAAGGATTATTTCGATCAAGGAAAAACCTTAGTAACTACTCAAAAACTAACATTAACAAGAAAATTTTTAATACTATTTTTTGTACTGCAAATAATTATTCCTTTTAGGTATTTGTTGTACCCCGGAGAGTTATTTTGGACTGAAGAAGGATACCGTTTTTCTTGGCGTGTCATGTTAACAGAAAAAGCAGGCTATGCAGAGTTTAAAATAATTGATGAAGAAACAAAAAAGCAAGTATATATTGATAATAGCGATTATTTAACAACATTACAAGAAAAACAAATGAGTTTTCAATCAGATTTTATACTTGAATTTGCTCATTTTTTAGGAGACACCTACAAGAAAAAAGGAATGAAAAACCCTAAAGTGTATGTAGATAGTTATGTAACATTAAACGGTCGACTTAGCACACAATTTATAGATCCAAAAGTAGATTTATATCAACAAAAAGAAAGTTTTAAACATAAAAATTGGATTATACCATTTAATCATGAAATCAAAATTAAAGGCCTGTAG